One part of the Pseudocalidococcus azoricus BACA0444 genome encodes these proteins:
- a CDS encoding DNA cytosine methyltransferase — protein sequence MFKCIDLFCGIGGFRIAANQASKDLGIDLKWVFSCDIDSHAQQAYFENFQDYPHGDITKIESKDIPDHDLLFAGFPCQPFSICGDLKGFEDSRGTLFFEIVRVLREKRPASFVLENVKQLVGHNQGKTFKRILEILNEIGYFVDYKVLNGLDFGIPHKRERIFIVGFREPYHFEWPTGKIPMQSLADLLEIKVSDFYYASPKIRQSRLERFEGKLPEPPTIWHENKSGHLSAYPYSCAMRAGASYNYLLVNGERRLTEREMLRLLGFPDSFKIIYGYSIMRKLAGNSIVVPCALSVIKAVLLTLRNPNISSSLNYDVKQLAFL from the coding sequence ATGTTTAAATGTATTGACTTATTTTGTGGAATTGGCGGCTTTCGGATTGCAGCAAATCAAGCATCTAAAGACTTAGGTATTGATCTTAAATGGGTTTTTTCATGCGATATAGATAGTCATGCACAACAAGCATATTTTGAGAATTTTCAAGACTATCCTCACGGCGATATTACGAAGATAGAATCAAAAGATATACCTGATCATGATCTATTATTTGCAGGATTTCCATGTCAGCCATTTTCTATTTGTGGAGACCTGAAGGGATTTGAGGACTCTCGTGGAACCTTATTTTTTGAGATTGTTAGAGTTTTAAGAGAAAAGCGTCCGGCTTCTTTTGTTTTAGAAAATGTTAAGCAATTAGTTGGTCATAATCAAGGAAAAACATTTAAGCGTATTTTAGAAATATTAAATGAAATTGGATATTTTGTAGATTATAAAGTTCTTAATGGATTAGATTTTGGTATTCCACACAAAAGAGAGCGAATTTTCATAGTTGGTTTTAGAGAGCCTTATCACTTTGAGTGGCCGACTGGAAAGATCCCAATGCAGTCCTTGGCAGATTTACTCGAAATAAAAGTGTCCGATTTCTATTATGCCTCTCCTAAAATTCGTCAAAGTCGCTTAGAGAGATTTGAAGGTAAACTTCCAGAACCTCCAACTATTTGGCATGAAAATAAGTCTGGACATCTTAGCGCATACCCTTACTCATGTGCGATGAGAGCCGGAGCGTCTTACAACTACTTGCTTGTCAATGGTGAACGCCGACTTACTGAGCGGGAAATGTTGAGACTGTTGGGTTTTCCTGATTCATTTAAGATTATTTATGGTTATAGTATTATGCGTAAGCTGGCGGGCAATTCTATAGTTGTTCCATGTGCTCTTTCCGTAATCAAAGCAGTCTTACTTACTCTGAGAAATCCAAACATATCTTCATCTTTAAACTATGATGTCAAACAACTAGCCTTTCTCTAG
- the ndk gene encoding nucleoside-diphosphate kinase encodes MERTFLAIKPDGVQRGLVGEIIQRLEQKGFTLVGLKLLQVSKELASTHYGEHQAKPFFPGLVEFITSGPVVAMVWEGKGVIATARKMIGATNPLNSEPGTIRGDFGIDVGRNVIHGSDAPETAVKEISLWFGPEELVAWSSSLTPWIYE; translated from the coding sequence GTGGAACGGACATTCCTGGCCATTAAACCGGATGGGGTACAACGGGGCCTGGTGGGTGAAATTATTCAACGTTTAGAACAAAAAGGATTTACTCTCGTAGGTCTGAAACTACTCCAAGTGAGCAAAGAACTGGCCTCAACTCACTACGGCGAACATCAAGCCAAGCCCTTTTTTCCAGGCCTGGTAGAGTTTATTACCTCAGGGCCGGTAGTAGCGATGGTTTGGGAAGGTAAAGGGGTCATTGCCACAGCCCGGAAAATGATTGGGGCGACCAATCCCTTAAACTCTGAACCAGGCACAATTCGGGGTGACTTTGGGATTGATGTGGGTCGCAATGTCATCCATGGTTCCGATGCTCCCGAAACAGCCGTCAAGGAAATTAGCCTTTGGTTTGGGCCGGAAGAACTGGTGGCCTGGTCGTCTAGTTTAACTCCGTGGATTTATGAATAG
- a CDS encoding TerC family protein, translated as MLDQLLESFPNFGLETVSLLLVLVALEAVLSADNAIALAALVQGIPDLKYQQRALNFGLVAAFVLRITLILTATWVIKFWQFELAGAAYLLWLSFKYFSSPEDEQHHHHGLDINSIWQAIPLLAITDLAFSLDSVTTAIALSEERWIVLTGGVIGIIVLRFMAELFIRLLKEFTHLQDAGYLTVTLVGLRLLLRVFDSQFVLPDWLMLSMIGLCFAWGFSQRHPPETITPGPDLSLNLGTVEPLAEDSQEPVSAGTIHKSTELN; from the coding sequence ATGTTAGATCAACTGCTGGAATCTTTCCCCAACTTTGGCTTAGAAACTGTCTCTCTACTGTTAGTCCTTGTTGCCTTAGAGGCGGTTCTGTCTGCTGATAATGCCATTGCCCTGGCGGCCCTTGTCCAAGGGATCCCAGATTTGAAGTATCAACAGCGGGCTTTGAATTTTGGCCTGGTGGCCGCCTTTGTCCTGCGGATTACCTTGATTTTGACTGCGACTTGGGTGATTAAATTCTGGCAATTTGAACTGGCTGGGGCCGCCTATCTACTGTGGTTATCCTTTAAGTACTTTTCCTCACCGGAAGATGAGCAACATCATCACCATGGCCTGGACATTAACTCCATCTGGCAAGCGATTCCCCTTCTGGCAATTACAGATTTAGCTTTTTCACTAGATAGTGTCACCACAGCCATTGCTTTATCGGAAGAACGCTGGATTGTCTTAACTGGGGGCGTGATTGGCATTATTGTCCTGCGGTTTATGGCCGAGTTATTTATCCGGCTACTGAAGGAATTTACCCACCTCCAAGATGCAGGCTATTTGACGGTGACGCTGGTGGGGTTGCGGCTGCTACTGCGGGTCTTTGACTCCCAATTTGTTTTACCTGACTGGTTAATGCTTTCGATGATTGGGCTATGTTTTGCCTGGGGCTTTTCTCAGCGGCATCCACCAGAAACAATCACCCCAGGCCCGGATTTATCTTTGAATTTAGGAACGGTCGAGCCACTGGCAGAGGACTCCCAAGAACCCGTATCCGCTGGAACTATTCATAAATCCACGGAGTTAAACTAG
- the psaM gene encoding photosystem I reaction center subunit XII produces MTLTDTQVYIALAIALIPAVLAFRLSTELYK; encoded by the coding sequence ATGACTCTCACCGATACTCAAGTTTATATAGCCCTAGCAATTGCCTTAATTCCCGCTGTCTTGGCTTTCCGTCTTTCGACTGAACTCTACAAATAG
- a CDS encoding slr1601 family putative cell division protein produces MKSARPPLFGDIPPMTATAPQPSPPVRPKRNLSLAAKHRQIGREIIVKVLINLGIVTAGLVALTQLLPYYLAQREKLTNLEAAQKEAQARVNQLKVHYQQDNQPQAIERIAQEDANLIRPNQRRIVWVKPGVAAHSDPAPLNSPVPQPSDSPSPPAIP; encoded by the coding sequence GTGAAATCGGCCAGGCCCCCCTTGTTTGGAGATATTCCCCCGATGACTGCCACCGCGCCTCAGCCCTCTCCCCCTGTTCGCCCCAAGCGTAATCTGTCCTTGGCGGCCAAACACAGACAAATTGGGCGGGAAATTATCGTCAAAGTTTTGATTAACTTGGGGATTGTGACCGCCGGCCTGGTCGCTCTCACACAACTTCTCCCTTACTACCTAGCTCAACGGGAAAAGCTCACGAACTTAGAAGCGGCCCAAAAAGAAGCCCAGGCCCGGGTCAATCAACTCAAAGTCCACTATCAGCAGGACAATCAACCTCAGGCCATAGAACGAATTGCCCAAGAAGACGCTAATCTCATTCGTCCCAATCAACGGCGCATTGTCTGGGTTAAACCTGGAGTCGCCGCCCACTCAGACCCAGCCCCACTCAACAGTCCCGTCCCCCAACCCAGTGATTCTCCCAGTCCCCCGGCAATTCCCTAA
- the apcD gene encoding allophycocyanin subunit alpha-B: protein MSVISQVVLQADDELRYPTAGELKTLSEFFQTGEQRVRIASTLSENEKRIVEKASKQLWQKRPDFISPGGNAYGQKQRGLCLRDYGWYMRLITYGVLSGDKDPIEKIGLIGVREMYNSLGVPMPGMVEAIRCLKEASLDLLSEEDAAATAPYFDFLIQGMS from the coding sequence ATGAGTGTGATTAGCCAAGTTGTTTTACAAGCAGACGATGAATTACGCTACCCGACCGCCGGGGAATTAAAAACCCTGAGTGAATTCTTTCAAACTGGAGAGCAGCGAGTCCGCATCGCCTCGACCTTATCTGAAAATGAAAAACGGATTGTCGAAAAAGCAAGTAAGCAACTCTGGCAAAAGCGGCCGGACTTTATCTCCCCGGGTGGTAATGCCTATGGCCAGAAACAACGGGGCCTATGCCTGCGGGACTACGGCTGGTATATGCGCTTGATTACCTATGGAGTCTTGTCTGGGGATAAGGATCCGATTGAGAAAATTGGCCTAATTGGAGTCCGGGAAATGTATAACTCCTTAGGTGTGCCAATGCCAGGCATGGTGGAAGCAATTCGCTGCTTAAAAGAAGCCTCCCTAGACCTCCTCAGTGAAGAGGATGCTGCGGCCACCGCTCCCTACTTTGATTTTCTGATTCAAGGGATGTCCTAA
- a CDS encoding PstS family phosphate ABC transporter substrate-binding protein — MSQNNNIAPLLASLVVTVGLLGGGAWWFFRSQGGNVDQMIPLPVPGDTSLTGGSGSSTPRVATFSQVKAVPSGLFNYGGSTTWAPIRLETESLIAGAWPEFRLRYTDPTTGTPGSGSGIRMLLSGQLAFAQSSRPLNDKELQEAQSRGFRLVAIPVAIDGIAFAVHPSLQIPGLAVSQLVDIYTGKITNWSQVGGPNLGITPYSRRREDGGTVEYFIDEVLGKQNLGANVQMARDTTDGIRKVASNPGGIYYASAPEIVGQCTVNYLPLKSKSGAWIPPYQPPFVPANQCPGQRNQLNQAAFQSGEYPITRRLFVIVKQNGQTDQQAGEAYANLLLTDQGQAAIAKAGYVPLR, encoded by the coding sequence ATGTCTCAGAATAATAATATTGCCCCTTTACTGGCTTCCTTGGTGGTGACGGTGGGCTTATTGGGGGGCGGGGCCTGGTGGTTCTTTCGCTCCCAAGGCGGGAATGTTGACCAGATGATTCCCTTACCCGTTCCAGGGGATACAAGTCTTACGGGTGGCAGTGGTTCTTCAACTCCCAGGGTGGCAACCTTTAGCCAAGTCAAAGCTGTCCCCTCGGGATTATTCAACTACGGCGGCAGTACCACCTGGGCCCCCATTCGCTTGGAAACGGAGTCTTTAATTGCCGGGGCCTGGCCGGAGTTTCGCTTGCGTTATACGGATCCAACCACTGGGACACCAGGATCTGGGAGTGGGATTCGGATGTTATTAAGTGGTCAGTTAGCCTTTGCCCAGTCCTCACGCCCCCTCAATGACAAGGAACTTCAAGAGGCCCAGAGTCGCGGGTTTCGGTTGGTCGCCATTCCGGTCGCTATTGATGGAATTGCCTTTGCGGTGCATCCAAGTTTACAAATCCCCGGCCTGGCCGTATCGCAACTGGTGGATATTTACACGGGCAAAATTACCAACTGGAGTCAAGTGGGCGGCCCCAACTTAGGCATTACACCCTACTCGCGCCGCCGAGAAGATGGGGGAACGGTGGAATACTTCATTGATGAGGTCTTGGGCAAGCAGAACCTCGGGGCTAACGTCCAAATGGCCCGGGATACCACCGATGGAATTCGCAAGGTGGCCAGTAACCCAGGGGGCATTTACTACGCCTCGGCACCAGAAATTGTGGGGCAATGCACCGTCAATTACTTGCCGTTGAAAAGTAAATCCGGGGCCTGGATTCCCCCCTATCAACCCCCCTTCGTGCCTGCTAATCAATGCCCAGGCCAGCGCAACCAACTCAACCAGGCTGCATTTCAAAGTGGTGAATACCCCATTACCCGGCGATTGTTTGTCATCGTCAAGCAAAATGGTCAAACCGATCAGCAGGCCGGGGAAGCCTATGCCAATCTTTTACTGACGGATCAGGGACAAGCAGCCATTGCCAAGGCGGGGTATGTGCCATTGCGCTAA
- a CDS encoding MFS transporter, which yields MAGAIGQQRKWRILTGVSLGILMFTIDLSVVNIALPTLMREFQTSFTAVQWVVLSYLLVITSLQLGASRLGDLWGKKYLFIGGLAIFTISSALCGIAGTVWELVGFRALEGLGAVFIAGLAAAIVTESFTPQERGKALGIVSGLMSVGVALGPTLGGVLIAWGSWRAIFWINIPIGLIAMAIILKYLPLQARPRQAETFDYLGAGVIALSLGCFALGMTTGQARGFTNILALSSLTLAAAGIGLFLWIQTRVKYPTLNLQLFRNWELSRSVLLNCIVNLVIAGGVFVLPFFFEIVKQFPTQQVGMLLAVCPISNAIISPMAGQLSDRWGTKRIRIIGLGLVIGVCFLISQFNSNSPISQFILTFIPYGIGLGLFQAASATAIMSSVPPTATGIGSGLIALVGTLGQLIGVPLMGSLFILWGGLPPGSAIKSAPPLALTHGLAGCFLVAAGLTIFGLGILLIQSRQPPKVEKLQQPSPF from the coding sequence ATGGCCGGGGCAATCGGACAACAGCGGAAATGGCGGATTTTAACTGGGGTGAGTTTAGGCATTTTAATGTTCACCATTGACTTAAGCGTGGTCAATATTGCTTTACCGACTTTGATGCGCGAATTTCAAACCAGCTTTACCGCTGTCCAGTGGGTTGTCCTCAGTTATCTCCTTGTCATTACCAGTTTGCAGTTAGGGGCCTCGCGCCTTGGCGATCTTTGGGGTAAGAAATATCTCTTTATCGGTGGCCTGGCAATCTTTACAATCAGTTCGGCCCTCTGTGGCATTGCCGGAACGGTTTGGGAACTCGTGGGCTTTCGAGCTTTAGAAGGCTTAGGTGCGGTTTTCATTGCTGGGTTAGCGGCGGCCATTGTCACTGAATCCTTTACACCCCAGGAGCGGGGCAAAGCCCTCGGAATTGTTTCTGGGCTGATGTCTGTCGGGGTTGCCTTGGGCCCAACCTTAGGGGGAGTCCTGATTGCTTGGGGCAGTTGGCGGGCGATCTTCTGGATTAATATCCCCATTGGCTTAATTGCGATGGCCATTATTCTCAAGTACCTCCCCCTCCAGGCCCGGCCTCGTCAAGCTGAAACCTTTGATTACCTTGGTGCTGGAGTGATTGCCCTCAGTTTAGGGTGCTTTGCCTTGGGGATGACCACCGGCCAGGCCCGCGGGTTTACCAACATTCTTGCCCTGAGTTCCTTAACTCTAGCCGCCGCAGGGATCGGTCTCTTCCTATGGATTCAGACTCGGGTCAAATATCCCACCCTCAACCTCCAGCTATTTCGTAACTGGGAACTGAGCCGGAGTGTGCTTCTCAACTGCATTGTTAACCTGGTGATTGCCGGGGGAGTCTTTGTCCTGCCGTTTTTCTTTGAAATTGTTAAACAGTTTCCAACCCAACAGGTGGGGATGCTTCTAGCTGTATGTCCCATCAGTAACGCCATCATTTCCCCGATGGCCGGGCAACTGTCGGATCGCTGGGGAACCAAACGGATTCGGATCATTGGCCTGGGCCTGGTGATCGGGGTATGTTTTCTCATCAGTCAATTTAACAGCAACTCGCCGATTAGCCAGTTTATTTTGACCTTTATCCCCTATGGGATTGGTTTAGGGTTATTTCAAGCTGCCAGTGCCACGGCAATTATGAGTAGTGTTCCTCCAACTGCGACGGGAATTGGTTCTGGCTTGATTGCCTTAGTGGGAACTTTAGGACAACTGATCGGTGTGCCCCTGATGGGGAGTTTATTTATTCTTTGGGGCGGCTTACCCCCCGGTTCAGCCATTAAATCAGCCCCACCCTTAGCCCTTACCCATGGCCTGGCAGGTTGCTTTCTTGTGGCTGCGGGGCTAACTATCTTTGGCCTGGGCATCTTGTTAATCCAATCCCGACAACCCCCTAAGGTGGAAAAGCTGCAACAACCAAGCCCATTTTGA